From the genome of Myxococcus xanthus, one region includes:
- a CDS encoding dihydrofolate reductase family protein, whose product MGLLTFGLNVTLDGCIDHTQGIADDELHDYWRQLMDQSGAMLFGRNTYELMEGAWPAVARDEKAPRAMREWAQNLEAKAKYVVSGLRSDFPWQNTIKVEGDLREAISALKAKTDRGVLVGAPKLAAALEELGLIDEYRIVVHPIISGRGPTLFHGLSSARHLELLSTQRFKSGAQALHFRRKAE is encoded by the coding sequence ATGGGCCTCCTCACCTTCGGTCTCAATGTGACTTTGGACGGGTGCATCGATCACACCCAAGGAATCGCGGACGACGAGCTGCACGACTATTGGAGGCAGCTCATGGACCAGAGTGGGGCGATGCTATTCGGGCGCAACACCTACGAGCTGATGGAGGGAGCCTGGCCCGCGGTGGCACGCGACGAAAAGGCGCCGCGCGCGATGCGCGAGTGGGCACAGAACCTCGAGGCGAAGGCGAAGTACGTCGTGTCGGGCTTGCGGAGCGACTTTCCGTGGCAGAACACGATCAAGGTGGAGGGTGACCTTCGCGAGGCGATCTCTGCGCTGAAAGCGAAGACCGACCGGGGTGTCCTCGTTGGAGCGCCCAAGCTCGCGGCTGCGCTCGAGGAGTTGGGGCTCATTGACGAGTACCGCATCGTCGTTCATCCCATCATCAGTGGCCGCGGTCCGACGTTGTTTCATGGCCTGTCGAGTGCGCGGCATCTCGAGTTGCTATCAACGCAGCGGTTCAAGTCCGGCGCGCAGGCGCTCCACTTCCGTCGCAAAGCGGAATGA
- a CDS encoding alanyl-tRNA editing protein produces MRGRIVTLEDTIFYAFSGGQESDEGTIGGSWVREARKEGSDIHYTLDEGHGLTPGEAVTVRIEWERRYRLMRLHFAAELVLELVSRRVDGIPKIGAHIAQDKARIDFMYPGSIASLFPEISGQALHVVTSNQPIISAFSDEAAGIRYWEVEGFARVPCGGTHLKRTGEVGEIELKRKNIGKGKERIEVFLKGGPLPSPS; encoded by the coding sequence GTGAGAGGCCGCATCGTCACGCTTGAGGACACGATTTTCTATGCCTTCTCCGGTGGGCAGGAGAGTGATGAGGGGACCATTGGAGGGAGTTGGGTGCGCGAGGCCCGCAAGGAGGGCTCCGACATCCACTACACGCTCGACGAAGGACATGGCCTGACCCCCGGCGAGGCGGTGACGGTCCGAATCGAATGGGAGCGAAGGTACCGGCTTATGCGACTGCATTTCGCCGCGGAGCTGGTTCTGGAGCTGGTTTCCCGGCGGGTGGACGGCATTCCCAAGATTGGTGCCCACATCGCACAGGACAAGGCACGCATCGACTTCATGTATCCGGGGAGCATCGCCAGCCTCTTCCCGGAGATCTCCGGTCAGGCGCTCCATGTCGTGACGTCGAACCAGCCCATAATCAGCGCCTTCTCCGACGAGGCCGCGGGAATCCGATACTGGGAAGTGGAAGGCTTCGCGCGAGTTCCATGCGGCGGAACCCATCTGAAGCGGACGGGCGAGGTCGGGGAGATCGAGCTCAAGCGTAAGAACATTGGCAAGGGTAAGGAGCGCATCGAGGTCTTTCTGAAAGGAGGCCCGCTCCCGTCCCCATCATGA